A part of Citrifermentans bremense genomic DNA contains:
- the bamA gene encoding outer membrane protein assembly factor BamA — MLRTLRTLISAVLAVQLLVCPTLSFAQGEQNVPSATPAPSAGPVPATQPTQPASSPAAAPEAAAPHAGAEKITAIKVSGNRRIETAVIMPALRVKAGEALDPEKVDADLKTIYQLGYFKDVKAQTEPADGGVILEYVVQEKPIVREVKVEGAKELAPEKVRDAVEIKPNAIFSQKDLQKSIKKVKKLYADEGYYLAEVTGDISMRSETELNVIFRVKEGDKVLIKSIRFEGNHAFKAKKLKKAMETSEKWMFSWLTGAGTYKEETLKNDMALLTELYMNDGYINVKIGEPKVELTPDRKALMVTIGITEGEQYRIGKLDFKGDLLEHRDVLFGKLKEKSGDIFSRSNLRADIFTLTDFYADKGYAFANVAPITNLNREQRIIDISFDLEKGEKVNIDRINISGNTKTRDKVVRRELRLAEGELYSSTALKRSKQNLMNTGFFEEANLVTAKGSASNKLDLNVDVKEKPTGTFSIGAGYSSLDGIIGQGSVQQANFLGLGLKMTAAASFGSKSQTYNLGLTDPYFNDTKWTLGGDLYRNERQYLDYTRRATGGDIKAGYPFSDTLSTFWLYKYEQKEIFDESPELLNNIANGAIVAPEKTSTTSAIVGSLTSNTTDYRLDPSTGMMNTLSMEVAGFGGTNRYIKTITEHTLFHPLLFGVGSLRGTLGYVQGFGGKEIPIDEMFYLGGINSLRGYRSRTVSPNKTTPVPQLDATGGFAGMTESRVYLGGEMEAVANAEFTFPLLKEAGLKAVVFFDAGNAANSLNDTFGNILTSYGGGIRWFSPIGPLRLEYGIPINPRQGIDSGGRLEFSIGSIF, encoded by the coding sequence TTGCTGCGTACATTGCGTACCTTGATTTCAGCCGTGCTTGCCGTTCAGCTCCTGGTCTGCCCGACGTTGTCGTTTGCCCAGGGCGAGCAAAATGTACCGTCTGCTACGCCGGCTCCTTCGGCCGGGCCCGTTCCGGCAACGCAGCCCACGCAGCCGGCTTCATCCCCTGCAGCAGCGCCCGAGGCGGCAGCGCCCCATGCCGGCGCCGAGAAGATCACCGCGATCAAGGTCAGCGGCAACCGGCGCATAGAGACCGCCGTGATCATGCCTGCATTGCGGGTAAAGGCGGGTGAGGCGCTGGACCCGGAAAAGGTCGATGCCGACCTGAAAACGATCTACCAGCTCGGTTACTTCAAGGACGTGAAGGCGCAGACCGAGCCGGCGGACGGGGGTGTGATCCTAGAGTACGTGGTGCAGGAAAAACCGATCGTGCGCGAGGTGAAAGTCGAGGGCGCGAAGGAACTTGCCCCCGAGAAGGTGCGCGATGCGGTGGAGATCAAGCCTAACGCCATCTTCTCCCAGAAGGACCTGCAAAAGAGCATCAAGAAGGTGAAAAAGCTCTACGCGGACGAGGGTTACTACCTGGCCGAGGTGACGGGCGACATCAGCATGCGCTCGGAGACTGAACTCAACGTCATCTTCCGGGTCAAGGAGGGGGACAAGGTCCTGATCAAGTCGATCCGCTTCGAGGGGAACCACGCCTTCAAGGCGAAGAAGCTGAAAAAGGCCATGGAGACCTCTGAGAAATGGATGTTCTCCTGGCTCACCGGCGCCGGCACCTACAAGGAAGAAACCCTTAAAAACGACATGGCGCTCCTTACAGAGCTGTACATGAACGACGGCTACATCAACGTGAAGATCGGGGAGCCGAAGGTGGAGCTGACCCCGGACCGCAAGGCGCTCATGGTCACCATCGGGATCACCGAGGGAGAGCAGTACCGCATCGGCAAGCTCGATTTCAAGGGAGACCTCCTGGAGCACCGTGACGTCCTCTTCGGCAAGCTCAAGGAGAAGAGCGGTGATATCTTCAGCCGCAGCAACCTGCGCGCCGACATCTTCACCCTTACCGACTTCTACGCCGACAAGGGGTACGCCTTCGCCAACGTCGCCCCGATCACCAACCTGAACCGGGAGCAGCGCATCATCGACATCAGCTTCGACCTGGAGAAGGGGGAGAAGGTTAACATCGACCGGATCAACATCAGCGGCAACACCAAGACCCGCGACAAGGTGGTGCGCCGCGAACTGAGGCTCGCCGAGGGCGAGCTTTACAGCTCGACCGCGCTGAAGCGGAGCAAGCAGAACCTGATGAACACCGGCTTCTTCGAGGAGGCCAACCTGGTGACGGCTAAGGGGAGCGCCTCCAACAAGCTCGACCTGAACGTCGACGTGAAGGAGAAGCCGACCGGCACCTTCAGCATCGGCGCCGGCTACAGCTCGCTGGACGGCATCATCGGGCAGGGCTCGGTGCAGCAGGCGAACTTCCTGGGGCTCGGCCTCAAGATGACCGCCGCCGCCTCCTTCGGCAGCAAGTCGCAGACCTACAACCTCGGGCTCACCGACCCGTATTTCAACGATACCAAGTGGACCCTGGGTGGGGATCTCTACCGCAACGAGCGGCAGTACCTGGACTACACCCGCCGCGCTACCGGCGGTGACATCAAGGCCGGCTACCCCTTCTCGGATACCCTGAGCACCTTCTGGCTCTACAAGTACGAGCAAAAGGAGATCTTCGACGAGTCTCCTGAACTCCTGAACAACATCGCCAACGGCGCCATCGTGGCACCCGAAAAGACCTCGACCACTTCCGCCATCGTCGGCAGTCTCACCAGCAACACCACCGACTATCGGCTGGACCCCTCCACCGGGATGATGAACACCCTCTCCATGGAGGTGGCCGGGTTTGGCGGCACCAACCGCTACATCAAGACCATCACCGAGCACACGCTGTTCCATCCGCTGCTCTTCGGGGTCGGGTCCTTGCGGGGGACGCTCGGATACGTACAGGGCTTCGGCGGCAAAGAGATCCCGATCGACGAGATGTTTTACCTCGGGGGGATCAACTCGCTGCGCGGCTACCGCTCCAGGACGGTTAGCCCGAACAAGACCACCCCCGTCCCGCAACTGGACGCGACCGGCGGCTTCGCCGGGATGACCGAAAGCCGCGTCTACCTCGGTGGCGAGATGGAGGCGGTGGCGAACGCAGAGTTCACCTTCCCGCTCCTGAAAGAGGCGGGGCTCAAGGCGGTTGTCTTCTTCGACGCGGGGAACGCGGCCAACAGCCTGAACGACACCTTCGGCAACATCCTGACCAGTTACGGCGGCGGCATCAGGTGGTTCTCCCCGATCGGGCCGCTGCGGCTCGAATACGGCATCCCCATCAACCCCAGACAGGGAATAGATTCGGGCGGAAGGCTCGAGTTCTCCATAGGGAGTATTTTCTAA
- the lpxD gene encoding UDP-3-O-(3-hydroxymyristoyl)glucosamine N-acyltransferase, translating to MKKSLNEIAQYLGGTVSGDGSVLIGGLATLDDAGEGTLTFLANPKYAAKVATTKASAVLMGTGGNTHGKNAIFHPNPYLAFAKLLTLFYTAPAKPLGVLPGAFVAEGVKLGADVSVYPGASIGAGAVIGDRVVLHPGVVIYPGVVVGNDVTLHANVSVRERCRIGNRVTIHDGTVIGSDGFGYAPDGASYYKIPQIGIVIIEDDVEIGSNCVIDRAALEATRIRRGTKIDNLVQIAHNVVIGEDCIIVSQVGISGSTQLGNHVTLGGQVGVAGHIKIGDNVMIGAKSGVAGNVEPNQVLSGIPVMPHRDWLRSAGIAPKLPEMKKTLSALEKRVAELEAKLAKGE from the coding sequence ATGAAGAAATCGCTTAATGAAATAGCGCAGTACCTGGGAGGGACGGTTTCCGGCGACGGCTCCGTCCTGATCGGCGGGCTCGCGACCCTGGACGACGCGGGGGAGGGGACCCTCACCTTCCTCGCCAACCCGAAGTACGCCGCCAAGGTGGCCACCACCAAGGCCTCGGCGGTGCTGATGGGAACCGGTGGGAACACCCACGGCAAGAACGCCATCTTCCACCCCAACCCCTACCTCGCCTTCGCCAAGCTGCTCACCCTCTTTTACACCGCTCCGGCAAAGCCGCTGGGTGTGCTTCCGGGCGCCTTCGTTGCCGAAGGGGTGAAGCTCGGGGCGGACGTATCGGTGTACCCGGGGGCCTCCATTGGCGCCGGCGCAGTGATCGGGGACCGCGTGGTGCTGCACCCGGGGGTGGTGATCTACCCCGGGGTCGTGGTCGGCAACGACGTGACGCTGCACGCCAACGTGAGCGTGCGCGAGAGGTGCCGCATCGGCAACCGCGTCACCATACACGACGGGACCGTGATCGGCTCCGACGGCTTCGGCTACGCACCCGACGGCGCCTCCTATTACAAGATCCCGCAGATAGGCATCGTCATCATCGAGGACGACGTGGAAATCGGCTCCAACTGCGTCATCGACCGCGCAGCCCTCGAGGCCACCCGGATCCGCCGCGGTACGAAAATCGACAACCTGGTGCAGATCGCGCACAACGTCGTCATCGGCGAGGACTGCATCATCGTCTCCCAGGTCGGCATCTCCGGCAGCACCCAGCTGGGGAACCACGTAACGCTCGGGGGGCAGGTCGGCGTCGCGGGTCACATCAAGATCGGCGACAACGTCATGATCGGCGCCAAGTCCGGCGTCGCCGGCAACGTGGAGCCGAACCAGGTCCTTTCCGGCATCCCGGTCATGCCCCACCGCGACTGGCTCCGCTCCGCAGGGATCGCACCCAAGCTCCCCGAGATGAAGAAGACGCTCTCGGCGCTTGAGAAGCGGGTGGCGGAGCTGGAAGCAAAGCTGGCCAAGGGGGAGTAA
- a CDS encoding 3-deoxy-D-manno-octulosonic acid transferase, producing the protein MIDFFYNLLLWLLLPVLVPYHAYRSLSRGRRTAFMERFGAIPDSELAPVQGQRTILVHAVSVGETLAAQPLLKGIRSRFPEHRLVITNVTETGRGVALKSNSADVCIYFPFDYPFAVRAVLEKVRPDLVVIMETEIWPNFIKEAGKLGIPVLLANGRISDRSLSRYLRFSWFFRPVLQRLSSLCMQSAEDASRIQAIGARPETVHVAGNLKYDIPLRPRNAEQASGVKAKYGIPEGPFIFTAASTHEGEEEFVLEAYRMLLSARPESFLILAPRHPERAAGVAELVKKSGFQLRRRSQLEAAPAPQQAGEVFILDTVGELAGLYGASDLVFVGGSLVPTGGHNPLEPAACGVPVLFGPHMENFREIAATFLAKGGGIQLTGAPELGDKLVSLSGDAASRDEIGRRGAGILAESAGSTARHLDAMAACLGETRG; encoded by the coding sequence ATGATCGACTTCTTTTACAACCTGCTGCTCTGGCTGCTGCTGCCGGTGCTGGTCCCCTACCACGCCTACCGCTCCTTGAGCCGGGGGAGGCGCACCGCCTTCATGGAGCGCTTCGGCGCCATCCCGGACAGCGAACTGGCGCCGGTTCAAGGCCAGAGGACCATCCTGGTCCACGCCGTCTCGGTAGGGGAGACCCTCGCCGCCCAACCGCTCCTCAAGGGGATCCGTTCGCGTTTCCCGGAACACCGGCTGGTGATCACCAACGTGACCGAGACCGGCCGCGGCGTAGCTCTCAAAAGCAACTCCGCCGACGTCTGCATCTATTTCCCCTTCGACTATCCTTTCGCCGTCCGCGCCGTCCTTGAAAAGGTGAGGCCCGACCTAGTGGTCATCATGGAGACCGAGATCTGGCCCAACTTCATCAAGGAGGCGGGGAAGCTCGGTATCCCGGTACTACTCGCCAACGGCCGCATCTCGGACCGCTCGCTTTCGCGCTACCTCCGCTTTTCCTGGTTCTTCCGCCCCGTGCTGCAAAGGCTCTCCTCTCTCTGCATGCAAAGCGCGGAGGATGCAAGCCGCATCCAGGCCATCGGGGCGCGGCCGGAGACGGTCCACGTCGCCGGGAACCTGAAGTACGACATCCCGCTGCGGCCGAGAAACGCGGAGCAGGCGTCCGGGGTGAAGGCGAAGTACGGCATCCCCGAAGGCCCCTTCATCTTCACCGCCGCCAGCACCCACGAGGGGGAGGAGGAATTCGTCCTTGAGGCGTACCGCATGCTCCTGTCGGCGCGGCCGGAGAGTTTCCTCATCCTCGCCCCGCGCCACCCGGAGCGCGCCGCCGGCGTCGCCGAACTGGTGAAGAAGAGCGGATTCCAGTTGCGGCGCCGCTCGCAGCTGGAGGCGGCTCCCGCGCCGCAACAGGCGGGAGAGGTGTTCATCCTCGACACGGTCGGCGAGCTCGCCGGGCTTTACGGCGCCTCGGACCTCGTCTTCGTGGGAGGCTCGCTGGTCCCGACGGGTGGGCACAACCCGCTGGAGCCCGCGGCCTGCGGCGTCCCGGTTCTCTTCGGGCCGCACATGGAAAACTTCCGCGAGATCGCCGCGACCTTCCTCGCCAAGGGTGGGGGCATCCAGCTCACAGGCGCGCCCGAACTGGGGGATAAGCTCGTTTCCCTTTCCGGCGATGCCGCCAGCCGCGACGAGATTGGGCGCCGTGGCGCGGGGATCCTAGCGGAAAGTGCCGGCTCCACCGCGCGCCATCTGGACGCGATGGCGGCGTGCCTGGGAGAAACACGTGGCTGA
- a CDS encoding OmpH family outer membrane protein codes for MKRLIIALLVVFSLPLSALAADAKFGSVDIQKVLLMSDAGKEAKDQLSQKAAKYESEKNTKESELKKLKGELESQGVVLNESARGAKERDYQQRLKEYQRFLKDAQDDLQAKNDEFTGKIVDEIVKVAQEFGRKNGYTFILVRNETMIYLDPAADVTDEVLKAFNASRKK; via the coding sequence ATGAAACGTCTTATCATCGCATTACTGGTGGTGTTTTCCCTTCCTCTCTCCGCTTTGGCTGCTGACGCCAAGTTCGGCTCCGTCGACATCCAGAAGGTGCTGCTCATGTCCGATGCGGGCAAAGAGGCGAAGGACCAGCTTAGCCAGAAGGCGGCCAAGTACGAGAGCGAGAAGAACACCAAGGAAAGCGAGCTGAAGAAGCTCAAGGGGGAGCTGGAAAGCCAGGGGGTCGTGCTTAACGAATCCGCCCGCGGCGCCAAGGAACGCGACTACCAGCAGCGCCTCAAGGAGTACCAGCGTTTCCTGAAGGACGCGCAGGACGACCTGCAGGCCAAAAACGACGAGTTCACCGGCAAGATCGTGGACGAGATCGTCAAGGTGGCGCAGGAATTCGGGCGCAAGAACGGCTACACCTTCATCCTGGTGCGCAACGAGACCATGATCTACCTGGACCCGGCCGCTGACGTGACCGACGAAGTGCTGAAGGCTTTCAACGCCTCCAGGAAGAAATAA
- the lpxA gene encoding acyl-ACP--UDP-N-acetylglucosamine O-acyltransferase produces the protein MIHSTAVIHPGAKIADGVEIGPYVVIGENVSIGKGTKIGPHTVIDGWTEIGEDNNIFHMASVGAVPQDLKYKGEKTWLRIGNGNTIREFASLHLGTVTGDGETTVGDGNLFMAYSHVAHDCHIGNHVIMANSATLAGHVTVEDYAIMGGLSAVLQFTRIGAHVMVGGMTSITLDVPPYTIVTGDRTESRLRGLNLVGLKRRGFPEQTISSLKKAYKILSLSGMKLTEALEKMKSDIPTCPELEHFISFIESAKRGVTR, from the coding sequence ATGATTCACAGCACCGCAGTAATCCACCCCGGCGCCAAGATCGCCGACGGGGTTGAAATCGGCCCGTACGTCGTCATCGGTGAGAACGTAAGCATCGGCAAGGGGACCAAGATCGGCCCGCACACCGTGATCGACGGCTGGACCGAGATCGGCGAGGACAACAATATCTTCCACATGGCCTCGGTGGGGGCCGTCCCCCAGGACCTGAAGTACAAAGGGGAGAAGACCTGGCTGCGGATCGGCAACGGCAACACCATCAGGGAGTTCGCCAGCCTGCACCTGGGAACCGTGACCGGCGACGGCGAGACCACCGTCGGCGACGGCAACCTCTTCATGGCCTATTCGCACGTAGCCCACGACTGCCACATCGGCAACCATGTCATCATGGCCAACTCGGCCACCCTCGCCGGGCACGTCACCGTCGAGGACTACGCCATCATGGGGGGGCTCTCCGCGGTGCTGCAGTTCACCCGGATCGGCGCGCACGTCATGGTCGGCGGCATGACCTCGATCACCCTCGACGTCCCCCCCTACACCATCGTCACCGGCGACCGCACCGAGTCGAGGCTCAGGGGCTTGAACCTGGTCGGGCTTAAAAGGCGCGGCTTTCCGGAGCAGACCATCTCAAGCCTGAAGAAGGCGTACAAGATCCTGTCGCTTTCAGGCATGAAGCTGACCGAAGCGCTGGAGAAGATGAAGAGCGACATCCCCACCTGCCCCGAGCTCGAGCACTTCATTTCCTTCATAGAGTCCGCCAAGCGCGGGGTCACTAGGTAG
- the fabZ gene encoding 3-hydroxyacyl-ACP dehydratase FabZ: MLDIVQIMELLPHRYPFLLVDKIVEMEPGKRIVGIKNVTMNEPFFQGHFPGFPVMPGVLIIEAMAQVAAILAYKAAEGDAKDKVSYFMAIDKARFRKPVKPGDTLRIEVETLFCKRGVWSVGAKAYVGETLMTEAELKATLGDK, from the coding sequence ATGCTTGATATAGTGCAAATTATGGAGCTCCTTCCGCATCGCTACCCTTTCCTCCTGGTCGACAAGATCGTGGAGATGGAACCGGGCAAGCGGATCGTCGGCATCAAGAACGTCACCATGAACGAGCCGTTTTTCCAGGGGCACTTCCCCGGATTTCCGGTCATGCCCGGGGTCCTGATCATCGAGGCCATGGCGCAGGTTGCGGCCATCCTGGCCTACAAGGCGGCCGAAGGCGACGCGAAGGATAAGGTGAGCTACTTCATGGCGATCGACAAAGCCCGTTTCAGGAAACCGGTGAAACCGGGCGACACCCTGAGGATCGAGGTGGAGACCCTGTTCTGCAAGCGGGGTGTCTGGAGCGTCGGTGCCAAGGCGTACGTAGGCGAGACCCTGATGACTGAAGCGGAGCTGAAGGCGACCCTCGGGGACAAGTAG
- a CDS encoding lysophospholipid acyltransferase family protein — MLKQIRWYLETALFVAVSFAVALLPDRVALAAGRCIGRLFFRLVKGRRRVAIENIAASLPFLESQPGWRGGTAEQLARETFENLGCCVVEVCKLYRGKGQGLIDSVEFRGLEHYEAALAKGKGIAFITAHCGNWELMALAFGVRHHEISVVARRQDNPHLNALIEKIRKAYGNGVIYKDGALRSMFAALKKQEIVGLLIDQAVHPDGGVLVDFLGRPAWTIRLPALIGRKSGAPMVPGFIHREGGKNIVTLYPEYQMSTLDDPELAAAEDTRALTRFIEEYVIQHPTQWYWVHKRWKNSPAPAVADGAASD, encoded by the coding sequence ATGTTGAAACAGATCCGATGGTACCTGGAGACCGCGCTTTTTGTCGCGGTCTCCTTTGCTGTTGCGCTCCTGCCGGACCGGGTGGCGCTGGCCGCGGGAAGGTGTATCGGCCGGCTCTTCTTCCGACTGGTGAAAGGAAGGCGGCGGGTGGCCATCGAGAACATCGCGGCGAGCCTCCCCTTTCTGGAAAGCCAGCCCGGCTGGCGCGGCGGCACGGCCGAGCAACTGGCGCGGGAGACCTTCGAGAACCTCGGCTGCTGCGTGGTCGAGGTCTGCAAGCTTTACCGCGGCAAGGGGCAGGGGCTCATCGACTCGGTCGAGTTTCGGGGGCTGGAGCATTACGAGGCCGCGCTCGCCAAGGGGAAGGGGATCGCCTTCATCACCGCCCACTGCGGCAACTGGGAACTGATGGCGCTTGCCTTCGGCGTGCGTCACCACGAGATCTCCGTGGTGGCCCGGCGCCAGGACAACCCGCACCTGAACGCGCTGATCGAGAAGATCCGCAAGGCCTACGGCAACGGCGTCATCTACAAGGACGGAGCGCTGCGCTCCATGTTCGCGGCGCTGAAGAAACAGGAGATCGTGGGGCTTCTGATCGACCAGGCGGTGCATCCCGACGGTGGGGTGCTGGTCGATTTCCTGGGGCGGCCCGCCTGGACCATCCGGCTTCCGGCGCTCATCGGGCGCAAGAGCGGCGCTCCCATGGTTCCCGGCTTCATCCACCGCGAGGGGGGCAAGAACATAGTCACCCTGTACCCCGAGTACCAGATGTCCACCCTGGATGACCCGGAGCTTGCCGCCGCCGAGGACACCAGGGCGCTGACCCGGTTCATCGAGGAGTACGTGATCCAGCACCCCACGCAGTGGTACTGGGTGCACAAACGCTGGAAGAACTCCCCTGCTCCAGCCGTAGCGGACGGGGCAGCCAGCGACTGA
- the msbA gene encoding lipid A export permease/ATP-binding protein MsbA, which yields MSAVNEKATNAFKRLLQYSRPYWWRIALAAVGSLGVGAMDGALAYLVEPVLRKIFSGKETGIFVLLPIGIIVLYALRGCCRYTNDFFIRSAGQLAVQDVRNDLYERNMRLSLGYFFRNETGTLMSRVLSDVAMMQEGVASVITGLFRDGISSVSLLCVIFYRDWKLALISFVVIPLTVIPAQKIGKRIKGLARHGQEKMGDLASILQETYSGIKVVKAFGLEAREVERFKRSNEEFYYFTRKNIKYEGLSAPIMEFIISFGVAAVIWVGGSSVMQGTRSASEFFSFITAMVLVFTPIKRLISSYNNVQRSVGAAERVFEVMDEEPEIVDLPGSSDLGRAKGEVEFRDVHFKYEDEYVLQGVSLVARRGEVIALVGPSGGGKTTLVSLITRFYDPTQGAVLMDGVDIRQRTVKSLLEQIALVDQETILFNDTIANNIRYGKINATDAEVEAAARAAFAHDFILELPEGYETNIGDRGVRLSGGQRQRLCIARAILKDAPILILDEATSALDTESEQMVQQALNNLMHNRTTFVIAHRLSTITHADRIVVLEKGKIAEVGSHQTLMDNEGLYSRLHGMQFKTS from the coding sequence ATGAGTGCAGTAAACGAGAAAGCAACCAATGCCTTCAAAAGGCTGCTGCAATACAGTCGCCCCTACTGGTGGCGCATCGCCCTGGCGGCGGTGGGCTCCCTTGGCGTCGGCGCGATGGACGGCGCCCTGGCCTACCTGGTGGAGCCGGTGTTGAGAAAGATCTTCTCCGGCAAGGAGACCGGCATCTTCGTCCTCCTTCCCATCGGGATAATCGTGCTCTACGCGCTGCGCGGCTGCTGCCGCTACACCAACGACTTCTTCATCAGGAGCGCCGGCCAGCTCGCCGTGCAGGACGTCAGGAACGATCTCTACGAGAGGAACATGAGGCTCAGCCTTGGGTACTTCTTCCGTAACGAAACCGGGACCCTCATGTCGCGGGTCCTAAGCGACGTCGCCATGATGCAGGAGGGGGTGGCGAGCGTCATCACCGGCCTGTTCCGCGACGGCATCTCGTCCGTTTCGCTTTTGTGCGTCATCTTCTACCGCGACTGGAAGCTTGCACTTATCTCCTTCGTCGTCATCCCGCTCACCGTGATCCCTGCCCAGAAGATCGGCAAGAGGATCAAGGGGCTCGCCCGGCACGGGCAGGAGAAGATGGGGGATCTGGCGAGCATCCTCCAGGAGACCTATTCCGGCATCAAGGTGGTGAAGGCGTTCGGGCTCGAGGCGCGCGAGGTGGAGCGTTTCAAGCGCAGCAACGAGGAGTTCTACTACTTCACCAGGAAGAACATCAAGTACGAGGGGCTCTCCGCTCCCATCATGGAGTTCATCATCTCCTTCGGCGTGGCGGCCGTAATCTGGGTGGGCGGCAGCAGCGTCATGCAGGGGACCCGCAGCGCCTCGGAGTTCTTCTCCTTCATCACCGCTATGGTGCTGGTGTTCACCCCCATCAAGCGACTGATCTCTTCCTACAACAACGTCCAGCGCTCGGTGGGCGCTGCGGAGCGGGTGTTCGAGGTGATGGACGAGGAGCCTGAGATCGTGGACCTGCCGGGTTCCAGCGACCTGGGGAGGGCCAAGGGGGAGGTGGAGTTCCGCGACGTCCACTTCAAGTACGAAGACGAGTACGTGCTGCAGGGGGTGAGCCTCGTGGCCAGAAGGGGAGAAGTGATCGCCCTGGTTGGGCCTTCCGGCGGCGGCAAGACCACGCTGGTCTCGCTCATCACCAGGTTCTACGACCCGACACAGGGGGCGGTGCTCATGGACGGGGTGGATATCCGGCAGCGGACCGTAAAGAGCCTCCTGGAGCAGATCGCGCTGGTGGACCAGGAGACCATCCTCTTCAACGACACCATCGCCAACAACATCCGCTACGGCAAGATAAACGCCACCGACGCCGAGGTCGAGGCCGCGGCACGCGCCGCCTTCGCCCACGATTTCATCCTGGAGCTCCCCGAGGGGTACGAGACAAACATCGGCGACCGCGGCGTCCGTCTCTCCGGAGGTCAGCGGCAGCGGCTCTGCATCGCCCGGGCGATCCTCAAGGACGCCCCGATACTGATCCTGGACGAGGCCACGAGTGCGCTCGATACCGAGAGCGAGCAGATGGTGCAGCAGGCCTTGAACAACCTGATGCACAACCGCACCACCTTCGTCATCGCGCACCGCCTTTCCACCATCACCCACGCCGACCGGATCGTGGTGCTTGAGAAGGGGAAGATTGCCGAGGTGGGGAGCCACCAGACGCTCATGGACAACGAAGGGCTCTACAGCCGTCTGCACGGGATGCAGTTTAAGACGTCGTAG
- the lpxB gene encoding lipid-A-disaccharide synthase, translating into MQEKPKSVMIVAGEASGEMYGASIASEIRALAPKTRFFGMGGGKMRKAGVETLVDADTMAVMGLVEVLAHLPVIVNGFNTLKNKLRSDPPDLLILIDYPDFNLRLAKVAKKAGVKVLYFISPQVWAWRSGRVKGIGQVVDMMAVLFPFEVPFYQNAGVPVTFVGHPLLDLVRPTMKRDEALASLGLDPGRRCVGLFPGSRKSEIGKLLGVILEAAEILKERMPELQFVLPLASSLRQEDLDPYLQASKVEVKVVSGRNHDVMTACDAAVCASGTVVMEMALVGTPHVIIYKMSTFTYEVGKRVINVPHIGISNIVAEKRMVKELVQHEAEPLAIADEVDALLNDAGYAAEMREGFAAMRVKLGSGGALERVARLAMEMMG; encoded by the coding sequence TTGCAAGAAAAACCGAAGTCCGTGATGATCGTCGCCGGTGAGGCTTCCGGCGAGATGTACGGCGCGAGCATCGCGTCCGAGATACGCGCCCTCGCCCCGAAGACCCGGTTCTTCGGGATGGGTGGCGGCAAAATGCGCAAGGCCGGCGTCGAGACGCTGGTCGATGCGGACACCATGGCCGTTATGGGGCTGGTTGAAGTGCTCGCGCACCTCCCGGTGATCGTCAACGGTTTCAACACCCTGAAGAACAAGCTCCGCAGCGATCCTCCCGACCTGTTGATCCTGATCGACTACCCCGACTTCAACCTCAGGCTCGCCAAGGTGGCGAAAAAGGCCGGCGTCAAGGTGCTCTACTTCATCTCCCCGCAGGTGTGGGCCTGGAGAAGCGGGCGCGTCAAGGGTATCGGGCAGGTGGTGGACATGATGGCCGTCCTCTTCCCGTTCGAGGTCCCCTTCTACCAAAACGCCGGGGTCCCGGTCACCTTCGTGGGACATCCGCTGCTCGACCTGGTGCGCCCGACCATGAAGCGCGACGAGGCGCTTGCCTCCCTGGGGCTCGACCCTGGGCGGCGCTGCGTCGGCCTTTTCCCGGGGAGCCGGAAGTCCGAGATCGGGAAGCTTCTGGGGGTCATCCTTGAGGCCGCTGAGATCCTGAAAGAGAGGATGCCGGAATTGCAGTTCGTGCTCCCGCTTGCCTCGTCGCTGCGCCAGGAGGATCTCGATCCCTACCTTCAAGCCTCCAAGGTCGAGGTGAAGGTTGTTTCCGGGCGCAACCACGACGTGATGACCGCCTGCGACGCCGCCGTCTGCGCCTCGGGGACGGTGGTGATGGAGATGGCGCTGGTCGGGACCCCGCACGTGATCATCTACAAGATGTCCACCTTCACTTACGAGGTGGGCAAAAGGGTGATCAACGTGCCGCACATAGGGATCAGCAACATCGTGGCGGAAAAGCGGATGGTAAAGGAACTGGTCCAGCACGAGGCCGAACCGCTTGCCATTGCGGACGAAGTTGACGCCCTGTTGAACGACGCGGGATACGCAGCCGAGATGCGGGAAGGGTTCGCCGCGATGAGAGTCAAGCTAGGCAGCGGAGGCGCTCTGGAAAGGGTGGCCCGGCTGGCCATGGAGATGATGGGATGA